A window of the Streptomyces sp. Ag109_O5-10 genome harbors these coding sequences:
- a CDS encoding amidohydrolase: MSTSPLLTGLSDRLPELRALYEDLHAHPELSFAEERTAAAVAGRLREQGWEVTEGVGGTGVVGVLANGDGPVVLLRADMDALPVQEETGLPYASKTAGVMHACGHDLHVACLLGATGQLAAGRDGWRGTVVAVFQPAEEVGGAPKMLADGFAERFPRPDVCLAQHVAAAPAGLVGTRAGALMAGADSMRVTLFGRGGHGSTPEATVDPVVLAAAVVMRLQTVVSREVGANQQAVVTVGSIHGGTKENIIPDSVELKINVRTTTAAVRERVLAAVERIIRAEAAASDVSREPEIAPIDSFPVTHNDPAATASVQAALAGEFPGLTFELTSPVPNSEDFGAFGTALGVPSVFWFVGGADHKLYEGVDLAALVRDGIPPQIPSNHSPHFAPVPDPTIETGVRALLAAAAHWLAP; the protein is encoded by the coding sequence ATGAGTACCAGCCCCCTCCTGACCGGCCTGAGCGACCGGCTCCCCGAGCTGCGGGCGCTCTACGAGGACCTGCACGCGCACCCGGAGCTGTCGTTCGCCGAGGAACGGACCGCGGCCGCCGTCGCGGGGCGGCTGCGGGAGCAGGGCTGGGAGGTCACCGAGGGGGTTGGCGGCACCGGGGTGGTCGGGGTGCTGGCCAACGGGGACGGGCCGGTGGTGCTGCTGCGGGCCGACATGGACGCGCTGCCGGTGCAGGAGGAGACCGGACTGCCGTACGCCTCGAAGACCGCCGGGGTGATGCACGCGTGCGGGCACGACCTGCACGTCGCCTGCCTGCTGGGAGCCACCGGGCAGCTGGCCGCCGGACGGGACGGGTGGCGCGGGACGGTGGTCGCCGTCTTCCAGCCGGCCGAGGAGGTCGGCGGGGCGCCGAAGATGCTCGCGGACGGGTTCGCCGAGCGGTTCCCGCGGCCGGACGTGTGCCTCGCCCAGCACGTGGCCGCGGCCCCCGCCGGGCTCGTCGGGACCCGGGCGGGGGCCCTGATGGCGGGCGCGGACAGCATGCGGGTCACGCTGTTCGGGCGGGGCGGGCACGGGTCCACGCCGGAGGCCACCGTCGACCCGGTGGTGCTGGCCGCCGCGGTCGTGATGCGGCTGCAGACCGTCGTGTCCCGCGAGGTGGGCGCGAACCAGCAGGCCGTCGTCACGGTCGGCTCGATCCACGGCGGGACCAAGGAGAACATCATCCCCGACAGCGTCGAGCTGAAGATCAACGTACGGACCACCACGGCGGCCGTCCGGGAGCGGGTCCTGGCCGCGGTCGAGCGGATCATACGGGCCGAGGCCGCCGCCTCCGACGTGTCCAGGGAGCCGGAGATCGCCCCCATCGACTCCTTCCCGGTCACCCACAACGACCCCGCCGCGACCGCGTCCGTGCAGGCCGCGCTGGCCGGCGAGTTCCCGGGCCTCACCTTCGAGCTGACCTCACCGGTCCCCAACAGCGAGGACTTCGGGGCCTTCGGCACGGCCCTCGGGGTGCCCTCGGTCTTCTGGTTCGTCGGCGGCGCCGACCACAAGCTCTACGAGGGCGTCGACCTGGCGGCCCTGGTCCGCGACGGCATCCCCCCGCAGATCCCCTCCAACCACTCCCCGCACTTCGCTCCCGTCCCCGACCCGACGATCGAGACGGGCGTCCGTGCGCTCCTCGCGGCGGCGGCCCACTGGCTGGCCCCCTGA
- a CDS encoding antitoxin, whose product MLEGIGGIDGLKNLADKAKDVAEEHGDAIGAGLEKAGDLVDERTDGKYTEQIDTGVSKAQELVERLGEQGSGT is encoded by the coding sequence ATGCTGGAGGGAATCGGTGGGATCGACGGGCTGAAGAACCTGGCGGACAAGGCGAAGGACGTCGCCGAGGAACACGGTGACGCGATCGGGGCCGGCCTGGAGAAGGCGGGCGACCTGGTCGACGAGCGGACCGACGGCAAGTACACCGAGCAGATCGACACCGGGGTCTCCAAGGCGCAGGAGCTGGTGGAGCGCCTGGGCGAGCAGGGCTCCGGGACGTAG